In a single window of the Gossypium hirsutum isolate 1008001.06 chromosome A13, Gossypium_hirsutum_v2.1, whole genome shotgun sequence genome:
- the LOC107932381 gene encoding uncharacterized protein — protein sequence MNQAQHIEVSLDRQTTQQIAVNCLRLKTSIDVVRWLSFQGCAFRGHDESFGLKNHGNFLEFLSLLALYDEKVEDVLKSAPQNTSYTSSTIQKEILQIYANRVRNVIREEIGDRKFSIIVSEARDMNAQFIVVRSHNKKEDVTVEHQYRVNIFFATIDTELQELKSMFNEHVVELLTLTTTLDPKEFFKLFDIDKIFILVNTFYLEDISHQEKKCLPYELKHYELDACKHPDLRKISTLSKLCKSLVERGNSVMYPFADRLIHLILTLPVSTTSSERAFSAMKIVKTRLRCKIEDDFLRSSLVVYIEK from the exons ATGAATCAAGCTCAACATATTGAAGTATCACTTGATAGACAAACAACACAGCAAATTGCAGTTAATTGTCTACGTCTAAAAACTAGTATAGATGTTGTTCGATGGTTGTCATTTCAAGGGTGTGCTTTTAGAGGTCATGATGAAAGCTTTGGATTAAAAAATCATGGGAACTTTCTTGAATTTTTATCACTATTAGCATTGTATGATGAGAAAGTCGAAGATGTTTTGAAAAGTGCTCCACAAAATACTAGTTATACTTCTTCAACAATACAAAAAGAGATATTGCAAATTTATGCCAATAGAGTTCGTAATGTAATTCGTGAAGAAATTGGTGACAGAAAGTTTAGCATTATTGTGAGTGAAGCGAGAG ATATGAATGCTCAATTCATTGTGGTTCGTAGTCATAACAAGAAGGAAGATGTTACAGTGGAGCATCAGTATCGAGTGAATATATTTTTTGCTACAATAGATACTGAGTTGCAAGAACTAAAAAGCATGTTTAATGAACATGTTGTTGAGCTTCTCACTCTTACTACAACTTTAGATCCCAAGGAGTTTTTCAAGTTATTtgatattgataaaattttcattcttGTAAACACGTTCTATCTAGAAGATATTTCTCATCAAGAGAAAAAATGTCTCCCATATGAGTTGAAGCATTATGAACTTGATGCATGTAAGCATCCTGATTTGAGAAAAATATCAACACTTTCTAAACTCTGTAAAAGCTTAGTTGAGAGAGGAAATTCAGTCATGTACCCATTCGCTGACAGATTGATTCATCTTATATTGACTCTTCCAGTTTCAACAACATCCTCCGAACGTGCTTTTTCTGCTATGAAGATTGTGAAGACTCGACTTCGTTGTAAGATAGAAGATGATTTTTTAAGAAGTTCTTTGGTTGTGTACATTGAGAAATAA